One genomic region from Verrucomicrobiales bacterium encodes:
- a CDS encoding DUF2249 domain-containing protein, translating into MSMPAISQFKRLDVRTLLERGEEPLPAILKRVQELAAGAGLIVIAPFLPSPLIELLGSQGFESKVEHGEAGSWIVYFWRKCD; encoded by the coding sequence ATGAGCATGCCAGCCATCAGCCAATTCAAGCGACTCGATGTTCGAACCCTCCTGGAGCGTGGGGAGGAACCCCTGCCGGCCATCCTGAAGCGAGTCCAAGAACTTGCCGCTGGAGCAGGTTTGATTGTCATCGCGCCGTTCCTGCCGTCTCCGCTGATTGAGCTGCTTGGCAGCCAGGGCTTTGAATCGAAAGTCGAACACGGGGAGGCAGGGAGTTGGATTGTTTACTTCTGGCGAAAATGTGACTAA
- a CDS encoding SCO family protein, with product MRIITLTLASLAIAFLQTGCSTVSETPSCCLKPVDSGQPMSDQSLFQLDSTWTNDQGRDLKLGALGGPPLVVTMFFAKCEFACPVLVHDMKKIQAALPEDVRSKVGFVLVSFDTDRDTPLVLAEYRKTHELPANWTLLRGTADDVLELAALLGVKFKKDARGQFAHSNVLTVLNPGGEVVHQQVGLNQAPHETVKQLHRLLHP from the coding sequence ATGAGAATCATCACCCTGACGCTGGCATCGCTGGCGATCGCCTTCTTGCAGACCGGCTGCTCGACTGTCTCTGAAACACCTTCCTGCTGCTTGAAGCCGGTGGACTCCGGCCAGCCCATGTCGGATCAATCGCTTTTTCAGCTCGATTCCACCTGGACCAACGACCAGGGCAGGGATTTGAAACTTGGCGCGCTGGGAGGGCCTCCGCTTGTCGTCACCATGTTCTTCGCCAAGTGCGAGTTCGCCTGTCCCGTTCTGGTCCACGACATGAAGAAGATCCAAGCCGCGCTGCCGGAAGACGTACGTTCTAAGGTCGGCTTCGTGCTCGTCTCCTTCGACACCGACCGTGATACTCCACTCGTGCTGGCCGAGTATCGAAAGACTCATGAACTGCCCGCGAACTGGACGCTTCTGCGCGGCACGGCCGATGACGTGCTTGAACTTGCCGCGCTCCTCGGCGTGAAGTTCAAGAAGGATGCCCGCGGCCAATTCGCGCATTCAAACGTCCTCACGGTTCTGAACCCCGGCGGCGAGGTGGTTCATCAGCAGGTCGGGCTCAACCAGGCACCACACGAAACCGTCAAACAACTCCATCGACTCCTCCACCCATGA
- a CDS encoding formylglycine-generating enzyme family protein has product MNHQTALMLPLVLLAVMAVSGPAQAQQRSADTPPAGMTLVPAGRYTPLFRAEKDPKDVPVPRFWLDILPVTNGDYLEFVRVHPKWRRSQVKRIFADAEYLRRWAGDLDPGTNAPVNAPVTHVSWFAAKAYCAWKGNRLPTTAEWEYAAAASPNCTDGERDPEFVRQLRHWYSTPSPELLPPVGRGRMNVFGVHDLHGLTWEWVADFNTAMVTGDARGDTGLDRQLFCGSGSEGAKDTSNFPAFMRYGFRSSLKAGYTIHNLGFRGARSLHPNDK; this is encoded by the coding sequence ATGAATCACCAGACCGCCCTTATGTTGCCTCTCGTGCTCCTCGCCGTGATGGCGGTCTCGGGGCCAGCCCAGGCACAGCAGCGGTCGGCAGACACTCCACCGGCAGGCATGACACTGGTGCCGGCCGGCCGTTACACGCCGTTGTTTCGCGCAGAGAAAGATCCGAAGGACGTCCCCGTCCCTCGGTTCTGGCTGGATATACTGCCGGTCACCAACGGGGACTATCTGGAGTTCGTCCGCGTGCATCCCAAGTGGCGTCGATCGCAGGTGAAACGCATTTTCGCGGACGCGGAATACCTCAGACGCTGGGCTGGTGATCTCGATCCCGGCACCAACGCGCCGGTTAATGCGCCAGTCACGCACGTCTCGTGGTTCGCTGCCAAAGCCTACTGCGCCTGGAAGGGAAATCGCCTGCCGACGACCGCCGAATGGGAATACGCCGCCGCAGCCAGCCCGAACTGCACCGATGGTGAAAGGGATCCTGAGTTCGTGCGCCAGTTACGGCACTGGTATTCGACGCCATCGCCGGAATTGCTCCCACCTGTCGGGCGTGGTCGCATGAATGTCTTCGGCGTTCATGATCTCCACGGGCTCACCTGGGAATGGGTGGCAGACTTCAACACCGCGATGGTCACTGGAGATGCACGTGGCGACACGGGCCTCGACCGTCAGCTCTTCTGTGGCAGCGGATCAGAAGGTGCGAAGGACACCTCCAATTTTCCTGCTTTCATGCGCTACGGCTTTCGCAGCAGCCTCAAGGCGGGCTATACCATTCACAACCTCGGCTTCCGCGGTGCGCGGAGCCTCCACCCCAACGACAAATGA